Proteins found in one Zea mays cultivar B73 chromosome 1, Zm-B73-REFERENCE-NAM-5.0, whole genome shotgun sequence genomic segment:
- the LOC100282926 gene encoding Protein pleiotropic regulatory locus 1 — protein sequence MATAAADGPPVEPQSLKKLSLRSLKRSLDLFAPAHALLFTPDAESKRIRTGCKVSAEYGAVKDLTPEQGRGGQGKGPAPPSSTALALPGTQDTKDAHGEGSRNAIVPAPLMLPKAPESTIPGKNTTLSIPGSSDRFSTSALMERIPSRWPRPTWHAPWKNYRVISGHLGWVRSIAFDPANEWFCTGSADRTIKIWDLASGTLKLTLTGHIEQIRGLAVSQRHTYLFSAGDDKQVKCWDLEQNKVIRSYHGHLSGVYCLALHPTIDILLTGGRDSVCRVWDIRTKAHVSALTGHDNTVCSVFARPTDPQVVTGSHDTTIKFWDLVAGRTMCTLTHHKKSVRAMALHPKEKAFASASADNVKKFNLPKGEFLHNMLSQQKTIINSMAVNEDGVLATGGDNGSLWFWDWKSGHNFQQDQTIVQPGSLESEACIYALSYDVSGSRLVSCEADKTIKMWKEDLTATPETHPINFKPPKDIRRY from the exons ATGGCAACGGCGGCGGCGGATGGCCCCCCTGTGGAACCGCAGTCTCTGAAGAAGCTGAGCCTCCGGTCGCTCAAGCGGTCCCTGGACCTCTTCGCCCCGGCGCACGCCCTCCTCTTCACGCCCGACGCCGAGAG CAAGCGGATTCGTACTGGGTGCAAGGTGAGTGCGGAGTACGGTGCGGTGAAGGACCTCACGCCGGAGCAGGGGCGCGGTGGGCAGGGCAAGGGTCCTGCGCCGCCATCTTCAACAGCTTTGGCATTGCCAG GAACACAAGATACAAAAGATGCTCACGGAGAAGGCTCTAGGAATGCCATTGTCCCTGCACCACTTATGCTGCCAAAAGCACC TGAATCTACCATACCTGGCAAAAATACAACTCTGTCAATTCCTGGATCATCTGACAG ATTTTCTACATCCGCACTGATGGAAAGGATACCTAGTAGATGGCCACGGCCTACATGGCATGCTCCTTGGAAGAACTATCGG GTCATCAGTGGTCACTTGGGATGGGTTCGATCTATTGCATTTGATCCAGCGAATGAATGGTTCTGCACTGGTTCTGCCGATAGGACAATAAAG ATATGGGATCTTGCATCAGGAACCCTGAAGCTTACACTGACTGGTCATATTGAGCAAATTCGTG GACTTGCTGTCAGCCAACGTCACACTTATTTATTTTCTGCTGGTGATGACAAACAAGTAAAATGTTGGGATCTTGAACAAAACAAG GTTATTAGGTCCTACCATGGGCATCTGAGTGGTGTTTACTGCCTAGCTCTCCATCCAACAATTGATATCTTACTGACTGGTGGCCGGGATTCAGTTTGCAGG GTGTGGGACATCAGAACAAAAGCACATGTTTCTGCTTTAACAGGGCATGACAACACTGTCTGTTCAGTGTTTGCTCGTCCTACG GATCCTCAAGTTGTTACTGGTTCACATGATACAACTATTAAATTCTGGGATCTTGTAGCTG GGAGGACTATGTGTACCCTTACTCACCATAAAAAGTCTGTCCGAGCTATGGCGCTTCATCCAAAGGA GAAAGCATTTGCATCAGCATCAGCAGACAACGTAAAGAAGTTTAACCTTCCCAAAGGCGAATTTCTGCACAACATGCT GTCGCAGCAGAAAACAATAATCAATTCAATGGCTGTAAATGAGGATGGTGTCTTGGCAACTGGAG GGGATAATGGAAGCCTGTGGTTTTGGGACTGGAAGAGTGGTCATAACTTTCAACAAGATCAGACTATAGTCCAGCCTG GATCACTGGAGAGTGAGGCATGCATATATGCCCTCTCATATGACGTGAGCGGATCAAGGCTTGTGAGCTGTGAGGCGGATAAGACTATAAAGATGTGGAAAGAGGACTTGACAGCGACGCCAGAGACTCATCCCATCAATTTCAAGCCCCCAAAGGACATCCGAAGATATTGA